A genomic segment from Verrucomicrobiia bacterium encodes:
- a CDS encoding esterase family protein produces MKPRLPLLVLALLPGIGAAADLTGTWRSEFNSQIGLQRYTYELRQDGTALTGRATSEVDAQRRESELREGRVEGDTVTFVELLDFQGNALRIRYRGALTNGELRLVREVGDFAREEIVARRAGAGEASPGGAEGAAPRPGPRRGFGGPIELGPDDKPAFPPVPEGFDRSRDGIPNGTLEMVEYDSRTVGNRRRALVYTPPGYTADRRYPVLYLLHGIGGDEEEWRRGGRPNVILDNLLADGQGVPMVVVMPNGRAQPDDRPGPNPMATAPAFARFERDLLDDLIPFIESKYSVRADREHRALAGLSMGGGQSLNFGLGNPDTFAWVGGFSSAPNTRPPAELVPDPAEARRRLKLLFLSCGNRDGLIRISQGVHAYLKEHEVPHVWHVDEHAHDFEHWRKALYHFSRLVFRDGNP; encoded by the coding sequence ATGAAACCTCGCCTTCCCCTGCTGGTCCTGGCCTTGCTGCCGGGCATTGGAGCCGCTGCGGATCTTACCGGAACGTGGAGATCCGAATTCAACTCCCAGATCGGGCTCCAGCGGTACACCTATGAATTGCGGCAGGACGGGACGGCGCTGACCGGAAGGGCAACCTCGGAGGTCGATGCGCAGCGGCGCGAGTCGGAGTTGCGTGAGGGCCGGGTGGAGGGGGATACGGTCACGTTTGTGGAGCTGCTCGATTTCCAGGGCAACGCGCTGCGGATCCGGTACCGGGGCGCGCTGACGAATGGGGAATTGAGGCTGGTGCGCGAGGTGGGCGATTTCGCGCGCGAGGAGATTGTGGCCCGGCGGGCCGGGGCCGGGGAGGCGTCCCCGGGCGGTGCCGAAGGCGCCGCGCCGCGTCCCGGACCGCGTCGGGGATTTGGCGGTCCGATCGAGTTGGGGCCGGACGACAAGCCGGCCTTTCCGCCGGTTCCGGAGGGGTTTGACCGGAGCCGGGACGGCATACCGAACGGCACCCTGGAGATGGTGGAGTACGATTCCCGGACCGTTGGCAACCGCCGGAGGGCGCTGGTGTACACGCCGCCCGGGTACACGGCGGACCGGCGGTATCCGGTGCTCTATCTCCTGCATGGCATTGGCGGGGACGAGGAGGAATGGCGCCGGGGCGGCCGGCCGAATGTGATTCTGGACAATCTGCTCGCCGACGGGCAGGGGGTGCCGATGGTGGTGGTGATGCCCAACGGTCGTGCGCAACCGGACGACCGGCCGGGGCCGAACCCCATGGCGACCGCGCCCGCCTTCGCCCGTTTCGAGCGCGACCTGCTGGACGACCTGATTCCCTTCATCGAGTCGAAGTACTCCGTGCGGGCCGACCGGGAGCATCGGGCCCTTGCGGGGCTTTCGATGGGCGGCGGACAGTCCTTGAACTTCGGACTGGGCAATCCCGACACGTTTGCCTGGGTGGGCGGGTTTTCGTCGGCGCCCAACACCCGTCCGCCGGCGGAACTGGTGCCGGATCCGGCGGAGGCTCGGCGCCGGTTGAAGCTGCTGTTTCTCTCCTGTGGCAACCGGGACGGTCTGATCCGAATCAGCCAGGGGGTTCACGCGTACCTCAAGGAGCACGAGGTTCCGCATGTCTGGCATGTGGATGAGCACGCCCACGACTTCGAGCACTGGAGGAAGGCGCTTTACCACTTCTCCCGGCTGGTCTTCCGCGATGGCAACCCCTGA
- a CDS encoding PQQ-binding-like beta-propeller repeat protein — MHRLLPLLVGLVLSGSGHAGDWPAFRGPTGQGHSPERNLPISWSVDQGIRWKIPVPGEGWSSPIVQGDRVFLTTVTEGQTQCRILAFDRLSGRMLWNVVVSEMIPLRKESKNSYASPTPIAHGDRVFAVFGDGTMVAVEAATGALLWKNAEVRFYSRHGLGASPILHAGRLIMPFDGSNRVEKAGDWPNNTEEEQLGWRIPWDRAEIVALDIETGRRVWTARRGRSRIAHVTPTILAVGGQPQLISPAGDAIQGFNPRTGELLWTVYSQGEGVTPSVVTGNGLVFTASGFERTTLRTVRPDGRGDVTSTHIAWEQRRGAPTQPSPIFVHPHLHTITDGGVAHGYDAATGDVLYSERVGGNHSASPVHADGHLYFLSENGVATVIRTGPEFVVVSRNALDDNERFQASMAVSQGHLFIRSDRHLYCIGR; from the coding sequence ATGCACCGCCTGCTGCCCCTGCTTGTCGGCCTCGTTCTGTCCGGATCCGGCCACGCCGGGGACTGGCCCGCCTTTCGTGGCCCCACCGGTCAGGGCCACTCCCCGGAACGAAACCTCCCCATCTCGTGGTCCGTTGACCAGGGCATCCGATGGAAAATACCCGTCCCCGGCGAAGGCTGGTCCTCGCCCATCGTCCAGGGCGATCGCGTCTTCCTGACCACGGTGACCGAGGGCCAGACCCAATGCCGCATTCTTGCCTTCGACCGGCTCTCAGGCCGGATGCTCTGGAACGTGGTGGTCAGTGAAATGATTCCGCTCCGCAAGGAATCCAAGAACTCCTACGCCTCGCCCACTCCCATCGCCCACGGCGACCGCGTCTTCGCCGTCTTCGGCGATGGCACCATGGTCGCCGTCGAGGCGGCAACCGGCGCCCTGCTCTGGAAGAACGCCGAGGTCCGGTTCTACAGCCGTCACGGTCTGGGCGCGTCGCCCATCCTCCATGCGGGACGCCTCATCATGCCGTTCGATGGCAGCAACCGTGTCGAAAAGGCCGGCGACTGGCCCAACAACACCGAGGAGGAGCAACTCGGATGGCGCATCCCCTGGGATCGTGCCGAGATCGTGGCCCTCGACATCGAAACCGGCCGGCGCGTCTGGACCGCCCGGCGCGGTCGCTCGCGCATCGCCCATGTGACCCCGACCATCCTGGCGGTGGGCGGTCAGCCCCAGTTGATCAGTCCCGCGGGCGACGCCATCCAGGGCTTCAACCCCAGGACCGGCGAACTTCTCTGGACGGTCTATTCCCAGGGCGAAGGCGTGACCCCCAGTGTCGTCACCGGCAACGGCCTCGTCTTCACCGCCTCGGGCTTCGAGCGGACCACGCTCCGGACCGTTCGCCCGGACGGGCGCGGCGACGTCACGTCCACCCACATCGCCTGGGAACAGCGTCGCGGAGCCCCGACGCAGCCTTCGCCGATCTTCGTCCATCCGCACCTTCACACCATCACCGACGGCGGCGTCGCCCACGGCTACGACGCCGCCACCGGGGATGTCCTGTACTCCGAACGGGTCGGCGGCAACCACTCCGCCTCCCCGGTGCACGCCGACGGCCATCTTTACTTCCTCTCCGAAAACGGGGTCGCCACCGTGATCAGGACCGGACCGGAGTTTGTCGTGGTGTCCCGAAACGCCCTCGACGACAACGAGCGGTTCCAGGCCTCGATGGCGGTGTCGCAGGGCCACCTCTTCATCCGCTCCGATCGTCACCTGTACTGCATTGGGCGATGA
- a CDS encoding GNAT family N-acetyltransferase: MTASRTPTDEVEIRRAGPDDFAIVAELARTTWRAHFPGIITPAQIEYMLDRRYTPEALDRAVRDEELLFEVLRREGLPCAFAAHAATEEPDAWKLHQLYVLPDWQRHGLGGRLMAHVEHWALAHGRRRLLLTVNRRNLPAILAYQRRGFHIREEAVFDIGNGFVMDDFIMEKPLVMTPPGGADPRCMDRAGDASSAKG; this comes from the coding sequence ATGACCGCCTCCCGGACACCCACCGATGAGGTCGAGATCCGTCGGGCCGGACCGGACGACTTCGCAATCGTCGCAGAACTGGCTCGAACGACCTGGCGCGCCCATTTCCCCGGGATCATCACTCCGGCCCAGATCGAGTACATGCTCGATCGGCGCTACACGCCGGAAGCCCTCGACCGTGCTGTTCGGGACGAGGAACTCCTGTTCGAAGTGCTGAGGCGCGAGGGCCTTCCCTGCGCGTTTGCCGCCCACGCCGCCACCGAGGAGCCCGACGCCTGGAAACTGCATCAGCTCTATGTGCTCCCGGACTGGCAGCGCCACGGTCTCGGCGGAAGGCTCATGGCGCACGTCGAGCATTGGGCCCTCGCCCACGGCCGGCGCCGGCTCCTCCTCACCGTCAATCGCCGCAATCTCCCCGCCATCCTCGCCTACCAGCGCCGGGGCTTTCACATCCGCGAGGAGGCCGTGTTCGACATCGGCAACGGGTTCGTCATGGACGACTTCATCATGGAGAAGCCCTTGGTCATGACCCCGCCAGGGGGCGCAGACCCTCGGTGCATGGACCGGGCAGGCGACGCGTCGAGTGCGAAGGGCTGA
- a CDS encoding ThuA domain-containing protein, whose amino-acid sequence MTCRTAPPTALSRGISRLVWLVALAGLTASAVAAPKSILVVTVTKGFRHSSIPTAEKVLADLAQRDGSFTVDYARTDDDLARKMTLQALERYDGVIFANTTGNLPLPDVAGFLKWIENGKGFIGMHSATDTFGGHKPLHPYTEMINGEFKYHREQAEVEAVNSDPAFPSNRHFGPTYKVFDEIYILNGYNRKAVRALLDLDQHPNSRLPGHYPISWARTYGHGRVWYTSLGHREDVWESSDYQKHILGGIRWAVGLESGDATPQSLRLELSAAEKAEGFRPLFNGEDLAGWRLRNADGHFSWSAQNGMLVNRMSANNQGTDLVSEERFGDFVVRYEYMVPKGSNSGFYLRGRYEIQILDDHGNPPADGGNGGLYSIKAPARNVSKPAGQWQQVEATLKGNRVTVVLNGVKIHDDVELTRATGGQLDNNLDQPGPFMLQGDHGAVAFRNMRIRPL is encoded by the coding sequence ATGACCTGTCGCACCGCACCCCCCACGGCCCTTTCAAGGGGCATTTCACGTCTGGTCTGGCTCGTTGCGCTCGCCGGCCTGACCGCCAGTGCCGTCGCCGCACCGAAGTCCATCCTCGTCGTGACCGTGACCAAGGGCTTCCGCCATTCGTCCATCCCCACCGCCGAGAAGGTGCTCGCCGACCTCGCCCAGCGGGATGGCAGCTTTACGGTGGACTATGCCCGAACCGATGATGACCTGGCCCGCAAGATGACGCTGCAGGCGCTCGAACGCTACGACGGCGTCATTTTCGCCAACACCACCGGCAACCTGCCCCTCCCCGACGTGGCCGGCTTTCTCAAGTGGATTGAGAACGGCAAGGGCTTCATCGGCATGCATTCCGCCACCGACACGTTCGGCGGCCACAAGCCCCTTCATCCCTACACCGAGATGATCAACGGGGAGTTCAAGTACCACCGCGAGCAGGCCGAGGTCGAGGCGGTCAACAGCGACCCCGCCTTCCCCTCCAACCGCCATTTCGGACCGACCTACAAGGTCTTCGACGAGATCTACATTCTGAACGGCTACAACCGGAAGGCCGTGCGCGCCCTGCTCGACCTCGATCAGCATCCCAATTCCCGGCTCCCCGGCCATTACCCGATCAGCTGGGCGCGCACCTATGGCCATGGGCGTGTCTGGTACACGTCGCTCGGCCACCGCGAGGACGTCTGGGAAAGCAGCGATTACCAGAAACACATCCTGGGCGGCATCCGCTGGGCAGTCGGTCTCGAGTCCGGCGACGCCACCCCGCAGTCCCTTCGCCTCGAACTAAGCGCCGCCGAAAAGGCCGAGGGATTCCGCCCCCTCTTCAATGGCGAAGATCTCGCCGGCTGGCGCCTCCGCAATGCCGACGGTCACTTCAGCTGGAGCGCCCAGAATGGCATGCTCGTCAATCGCATGTCCGCCAACAACCAGGGCACGGACCTTGTCTCCGAGGAACGCTTCGGCGACTTCGTGGTCCGCTACGAGTACATGGTCCCCAAGGGCTCCAATTCCGGCTTCTACCTCCGCGGCCGGTACGAGATCCAGATCCTTGACGACCATGGCAATCCCCCCGCCGACGGCGGCAACGGCGGCCTCTACAGCATCAAGGCCCCGGCCCGCAATGTCTCCAAACCCGCCGGCCAATGGCAGCAGGTCGAGGCCACCCTCAAGGGCAATCGCGTCACCGTCGTTCTCAATGGCGTCAAGATCCATGACGACGTCGAACTGACCCGGGCCACCGGCGGCCAGCTCGACAACAACCTCGATCAGCCCGGTCCGTTCATGCTCCAGGGCGACCACGGGGCCGTCGCGTTCCGGAACATGCGCATCCGCCCGCTCTGA
- the bioD gene encoding dethiobiotin synthase, whose protein sequence is MAIPVPGTTPRQILITGTGTGVGKTVLTALLARRAVEQGLRVAAFKPLASGSRADARLLRRASDTKLPLEILNPWSFRRPLAPLLAARAEGRTVRRADLLRHLEIHGAGHDCILMEGAGGLRTPLGEDFDALDLLGAWRAQPVLVAVNRLGVLHEVLLAWDALPAGARRLGRVVLMAPSRRDPSCRTNPLYLRERLGVDRIVEVPRLPQWPGLLRRPLTPGLRRTLDFLLAGR, encoded by the coding sequence ATGGCGATCCCCGTGCCGGGAACGACGCCCCGGCAAATCCTCATCACCGGCACCGGCACCGGCGTTGGCAAAACCGTCCTCACCGCCCTGCTGGCCCGCCGGGCCGTGGAACAGGGGCTTCGCGTGGCCGCCTTCAAACCCCTCGCCTCGGGAAGCCGCGCCGATGCACGTCTTCTTCGCAGGGCGTCCGACACCAAGCTCCCCCTCGAGATCCTCAATCCCTGGTCGTTCCGCCGCCCTCTGGCACCGCTCCTCGCCGCCCGTGCCGAGGGCCGGACCGTCCGCCGCGCCGACCTGCTCCGCCACCTGGAAATTCATGGCGCAGGTCATGATTGCATCCTGATGGAGGGAGCCGGCGGATTGCGCACGCCGTTGGGCGAAGACTTCGACGCCCTCGACCTTCTCGGTGCCTGGCGGGCCCAACCCGTCCTGGTCGCCGTCAACCGCCTCGGGGTCCTGCACGAGGTCCTCCTCGCCTGGGACGCCCTCCCGGCGGGCGCCCGCCGCCTCGGGCGGGTCGTTCTCATGGCTCCGTCGCGGCGCGATCCGTCGTGCCGGACCAACCCGCTCTATCTCCGCGAACGACTCGGCGTGGATCGGATCGTCGAGGTTCCCCGGCTGCCCCAGTGGCCCGGCCTGCTCAGACGTCCCCTGACACCCGGGCTCCGGCGGACGTTGGATTTCCTGCTGGCGGGCCGCTGA
- a CDS encoding aspartyl/asparaginyl beta-hydroxylase domain-containing protein, protein MKDVSFSGPNIPANILDRTFRLKPPKTPVRKLLARTGDAIEARLAKASLVPDVPVYRPEQFPWIGEVESEWKAVRAELDAVMQFRDRMPSFQDIVKEVGLIQKDDQWKTFFLTGIGMDCEENARRCPETMRVLRRIPGVKTAFFSILSPHKHIPPHRGPYVGVLRLHLGLMVPEPRDQVRIRIADQICHWEEGRCLVFDDTYNHEVWNDTEGYRVVLFVDFARPMRQPYAWLNDRVLNMATLAPFIREAKGKQARWEKKMYQETAAPGNKP, encoded by the coding sequence ATGAAGGACGTTTCGTTTTCGGGCCCGAACATTCCTGCCAACATCCTTGATCGGACCTTCCGGCTGAAGCCGCCGAAGACGCCAGTTCGGAAGCTGCTGGCCCGCACGGGTGACGCCATCGAGGCGCGGCTGGCCAAGGCTTCGCTGGTGCCGGATGTGCCGGTGTACCGTCCCGAGCAGTTCCCCTGGATTGGCGAGGTCGAGTCGGAGTGGAAGGCTGTCCGCGCCGAGCTGGATGCGGTGATGCAGTTCCGGGACCGGATGCCCTCGTTTCAGGACATCGTGAAGGAGGTCGGGCTGATCCAGAAGGACGACCAGTGGAAGACTTTCTTCCTGACGGGCATCGGGATGGACTGCGAGGAGAACGCGCGGCGCTGCCCGGAAACGATGCGGGTGCTGCGCAGGATCCCCGGGGTGAAGACGGCGTTCTTCTCGATTCTTTCGCCCCACAAACACATTCCGCCGCACCGGGGTCCGTATGTCGGAGTGCTGCGGTTGCACCTCGGTCTGATGGTGCCGGAACCGCGGGACCAGGTGCGGATCCGGATTGCGGACCAGATCTGCCATTGGGAGGAGGGCCGGTGTCTGGTGTTCGACGACACCTATAATCACGAGGTGTGGAACGACACCGAGGGCTACAGGGTGGTGTTGTTCGTCGATTTCGCCCGGCCGATGCGGCAGCCCTACGCCTGGCTGAACGATCGGGTGCTCAACATGGCCACCCTGGCGCCCTTCATCCGGGAGGCGAAGGGCAAGCAGGCGCGGTGGGAGAAGAAGATGTACCAGGAGACTGCGGCGCCCGGAAACAAGCCCTGA
- a CDS encoding RsmD family RNA methyltransferase, translating into MRIIGGSVGGRLLTVPKGWAVRPTPDLVRQALFNSLGTIPDGAAVLDLFSGTGALGLECLSRGAREVVSVELSAKHARCIRDNAARLGLPAERHELRVQDALTGLRQLVQAGRRFDLILADPPFGTPTRGKPSESWSQRLVDAEETAQVLAPGGIVALGHARRDEIRIPPGWEEARELAHGDSVFRILRRRTTP; encoded by the coding sequence GTGCGCATCATTGGCGGGAGTGTCGGGGGCCGGTTGTTGACGGTGCCCAAGGGCTGGGCGGTGCGGCCGACGCCGGACCTGGTCCGGCAGGCGCTGTTCAACAGTCTCGGGACCATTCCGGACGGGGCCGCGGTGCTGGACCTGTTTTCGGGGACGGGCGCGTTGGGGCTGGAATGTCTGAGCCGCGGTGCGCGCGAGGTGGTGAGCGTGGAGCTTTCGGCCAAGCATGCCCGCTGCATCCGGGACAACGCCGCAAGGCTGGGGTTGCCGGCCGAACGGCACGAACTCCGCGTGCAGGATGCGCTGACGGGGTTGCGGCAGTTGGTGCAGGCCGGACGTCGATTCGATCTGATTCTTGCGGATCCGCCGTTTGGAACTCCGACCCGCGGCAAGCCTTCCGAATCCTGGTCGCAGCGGCTGGTGGACGCGGAGGAAACCGCGCAGGTGCTGGCGCCGGGTGGCATCGTGGCCCTGGGTCATGCGCGGCGGGACGAGATCCGCATTCCGCCCGGCTGGGAGGAGGCGCGGGAACTGGCGCACGGGGATTCCGTGTTTCGGATCCTGCGCCGGCGGACGACGCCATGA
- a CDS encoding ABC transporter ATP-binding protein, translating to MPGEPSPVPNLLEIRGLSIGFRLERSRTVRVVEDVCLSLRRGETLGLVGESGCGKSLTALSIARLLPSPPAEIASGEILIEGRNVLAMSRSELRTVRGGVVSYVFQDAGASLNPVQRIGTQIRECLRIHRPEAAGEEEVLRLLRRVGIPAAGERMRSFPHELSGGMQQRVMLALAIAPRPKLLIADEPTTALDVTLQAQIIDLLRELQGELGMSILLITHNLGIVGDLADHIAVMYAGQIVETGPTRAVLQSPAHPYTQALMDSVPASGAPVERLRTIPGIVPPPGAWPTGCRFHPRCPVRQDDCASHDPMLSPRVPTDSQSRLVRCPHAPGVLAPTSTRTMPS from the coding sequence ATGCCGGGCGAACCGTCGCCAGTCCCCAACCTTCTCGAAATCCGCGGCCTCAGCATCGGCTTCCGCCTGGAGCGGTCCCGCACGGTTCGTGTCGTCGAGGACGTCTGCCTCTCCCTCCGTCGCGGGGAAACCCTGGGGTTGGTCGGCGAGAGCGGATGTGGCAAGAGCCTGACCGCGCTGTCCATCGCCCGCCTCCTCCCGTCGCCCCCCGCCGAAATCGCCTCCGGCGAGATCCTGATCGAAGGTCGCAACGTGCTTGCCATGTCCCGGTCCGAACTCCGGACGGTCCGCGGCGGCGTGGTGAGTTATGTCTTCCAGGATGCCGGCGCCTCGCTCAATCCGGTGCAACGCATCGGTACTCAGATCCGGGAATGCCTCCGGATCCACCGTCCCGAAGCGGCCGGGGAGGAGGAAGTGCTGCGTCTTCTGCGACGGGTGGGCATTCCCGCGGCCGGGGAGCGGATGCGCAGTTTTCCACACGAGTTGTCCGGCGGCATGCAGCAGCGCGTGATGCTGGCCCTGGCGATCGCGCCCCGCCCAAAACTCCTGATCGCCGACGAACCGACCACCGCGCTCGACGTCACCCTCCAGGCCCAGATCATCGACCTGCTTCGGGAACTCCAGGGCGAACTCGGCATGAGCATCCTCCTCATCACCCACAACCTCGGCATCGTCGGCGATCTCGCCGATCACATCGCCGTGATGTACGCCGGTCAGATCGTCGAGACCGGTCCCACCCGCGCGGTCCTGCAATCCCCCGCCCATCCCTACACGCAGGCCCTCATGGATTCCGTGCCCGCCTCGGGCGCCCCGGTGGAACGTCTCCGCACCATTCCCGGCATCGTTCCACCCCCTGGCGCGTGGCCAACCGGCTGCCGCTTCCATCCCCGTTGCCCTGTCCGTCAGGACGACTGCGCCAGCCACGATCCCATGCTCTCCCCGCGGGTCCCGACGGATTCGCAATCGCGCCTCGTCCGTTGCCCCCATGCGCCCGGCGTGCTCGCGCCGACTTCCACCCGGACCATGCCTTCATGA
- a CDS encoding ATP-binding cassette domain-containing protein: MSLLDARHLSVRFPLRRGLWRRPVGWVHAVNDVSFAIDDGETVGLVGESGCGKSTLARAVARLLPVSGGSIHFEGGDITRLTGRALREHRRHLQMIFQDPYGSLNPRLSIEAIVGEALDIHGLARHPRERRSRIERLLADVGLDATHARRYPHELSGGQRQRVGIARSLAVEPRLLVCDEPVSALDVSIQAQIVNLLQDLQQQRRLAYLFIAHDLAVVEHISRRILVMYLGRVVETAPARALCAHPLHPYTQALLSAVPVVDPDRKRRRILLNGDLPSPIHPPSGCPFHPRCPLAEDRCRTELPALREHRPGHLAACHLLPTAPEPLASRSCG, encoded by the coding sequence ATGAGCCTCCTCGACGCCCGCCACCTTTCCGTCCGCTTCCCCCTGCGCCGCGGGCTGTGGCGCCGGCCGGTCGGGTGGGTTCACGCCGTCAACGACGTCAGCTTCGCCATCGACGACGGGGAAACGGTCGGACTGGTCGGGGAAAGCGGATGCGGCAAGTCCACGCTCGCCCGCGCCGTCGCCCGGCTGCTTCCCGTCTCCGGAGGTTCCATCCATTTCGAAGGCGGGGACATCACCCGCCTCACCGGCCGCGCCCTGCGGGAACACCGCCGCCACCTTCAGATGATCTTCCAGGATCCCTACGGATCCCTGAATCCCCGCCTCTCCATCGAGGCCATCGTCGGTGAGGCCCTCGACATCCATGGTCTCGCCCGCCATCCCAGGGAACGCCGGTCCCGGATCGAACGTCTCCTCGCCGACGTCGGACTCGATGCCACTCATGCCCGGCGTTACCCGCATGAACTCAGCGGCGGCCAACGCCAGCGCGTCGGCATCGCGCGCTCCCTGGCCGTGGAACCCCGCCTGCTCGTCTGTGACGAACCGGTGAGCGCCCTCGACGTCTCGATCCAGGCCCAGATCGTCAACCTCCTGCAGGACCTCCAGCAGCAACGCCGCCTCGCCTACCTCTTCATCGCCCATGACCTCGCAGTGGTCGAACACATCAGCCGGCGCATCCTCGTGATGTACCTCGGCCGCGTCGTCGAGACCGCTCCCGCCCGCGCCCTGTGCGCCCATCCCCTCCATCCCTACACCCAGGCCCTGCTCTCCGCCGTTCCCGTGGTCGATCCCGACCGCAAACGGCGCCGCATCCTCCTGAACGGCGACCTTCCCTCCCCCATCCACCCCCCCTCCGGCTGCCCGTTCCATCCCCGCTGCCCGCTCGCTGAAGACCGTTGCCGCACCGAGTTGCCCGCCCTCCGCGAGCATCGCCCGGGACATCTCGCCGCCTGCCACCTCCTCCCGACTGCCCCAGAACCCCTTGCATCCCGGAGTTGTGGGTGA
- a CDS encoding SurA N-terminal domain-containing protein: MKLFPIQILVGATASLCLLAAPAARAQGMETVNGIAALVGSSVITREQVERTAFRAIQAYRDQFAAQPLLFRQRVDTALRESLDRLVERRLILQEAENLMLNIPESIIEDRVQAEIKQIYTDRATLTRSLQEQGLTFEGFRREIREQFIEAVMRNRHVPRDILISPGRIERYYRDNEERFRVLDQVRLRMIVLDRTRNPVDAVVLGREILAKLDEGAEFSEMAAVYSDGSQAREGGLWGWVDRNVLREDLAELAFQLPAGRRSDLIEKPEAVYIMFVEEVRTAHIRPITEVRAEIERTLIDTERDRLAQQWLDRLRKKAFVRYFWIIPTSQPATAPLGS, translated from the coding sequence ATGAAGCTCTTCCCGATCCAGATTCTGGTTGGCGCGACGGCCTCGCTCTGCCTGCTCGCCGCCCCTGCCGCGCGGGCCCAGGGCATGGAGACGGTCAACGGCATCGCCGCCCTGGTGGGCAGTTCCGTGATCACCCGGGAGCAGGTCGAACGGACCGCCTTCCGGGCCATTCAGGCCTATCGCGACCAGTTCGCCGCGCAACCCCTCCTCTTCCGCCAAAGGGTCGATACCGCCCTTCGCGAAAGCCTGGACCGCCTGGTCGAGCGACGCCTCATCCTCCAGGAAGCCGAAAACCTCATGCTCAACATCCCCGAGTCCATCATCGAGGACCGGGTCCAGGCGGAGATCAAACAGATCTACACCGACCGTGCCACCCTCACCCGGTCGCTCCAGGAACAGGGCCTGACCTTCGAAGGCTTCCGCCGCGAAATCCGCGAGCAGTTCATCGAAGCGGTCATGCGCAACCGCCATGTTCCCCGCGACATCCTCATCTCCCCCGGCCGGATCGAACGGTACTACCGCGACAACGAGGAACGGTTCCGCGTCCTCGACCAGGTCCGACTCCGCATGATCGTCCTCGACCGGACCCGCAACCCCGTCGATGCCGTGGTCCTCGGCCGGGAAATCCTCGCCAAACTCGATGAAGGAGCGGAGTTCAGCGAGATGGCCGCCGTCTATTCCGACGGTTCCCAGGCGCGCGAAGGGGGTCTCTGGGGCTGGGTCGATCGCAACGTCCTCCGCGAGGACCTCGCCGAACTCGCCTTTCAACTTCCCGCCGGACGCCGCAGCGACCTCATCGAGAAACCCGAGGCGGTCTACATCATGTTCGTCGAAGAGGTCCGCACAGCCCACATCCGCCCCATCACCGAAGTCCGTGCCGAAATCGAGCGCACCCTCATCGACACCGAACGCGATCGCCTCGCCCAGCAGTGGCTGGATCGGCTCCGCAAAAAAGCCTTCGTCCGCTACTTCTGGATCATCCCCACTTCTCAACCCGCAACTGCTCCTTTGGGATCATGA